The Natrinema saccharevitans genome includes the window ACAGTAGTCTTCGACGGTTCGATCGAACTGGCATATGTCCGAATCCAACGCATACCATATAACTTTACTGTTAATAAATTAGAGTATACGCGGAAAACTGAATGAATTAATACTGGCAGGTATATTCGATAGAATTCCCATTAACCGATGTTCGTCGGGTTGTATCGTGAAAATCGCGGATCGATACGTCGGCTACTGGCGAGGTCGCAGCTCACAAAATACATACTACGCTCATCCGTAGGAGATTGTTGATACTGCTGGGCGGTCGCTGTGAAGTCAAAGAGGACAAGGGCACCGCTGACGCGGTGCCCGACACGAATGATTCCACTCGATGTGTTTGGGTCGGAATCGGTCGAAGCGGACCTGTTGCAGCAGGTTCGCTGGCGTGACGGTGTTACCTGTCCCCGCTGCCGTTCTGACCGAACGGTCAGAAACGGCAGCTACAGAGAGTTCCAACGGTATCTCTGTAAGGATTGCGACCGCACGTTCAACGACAAGACGGGCACGATTTTCGCTCACTCGAAGGTTGCACTCCGCCGGTGGCTGTTCTCGATCTACGCGTTTCTCCGGTTTAACACGAGCCTCCGACAACTCCAGTGCGAAATCGAGGTCACACACAAAACGATGCACCGGCGCATCGAGCGCTCTGGCGAAGCGCTCGATGCGCCCTCTCTCGATCTTGTCGGCCCAGTCGAAATCGATGAAGTGTACGTTTCTGCCGGGAAGAAAGGCCGCGAGCGCGACCAGGAGTCGCGCTCGCGTGGCCTGTCCACGCGTGGGCGCGGAACATATGATGGTGACAAGCCACCCGTGTTCATTCTCGCTGATCGCGGTACGGGACAGCGGTACGTGATTCCAGCGAAAGCCACGGATGAATCGACGATTCGACTCCTCTTGGCAGACTGCCAAGAGGAGTCGTTGACTGTCTATACTGACGGCTTTCGAGCGTACGAGCCACTCGAAGCGGACGACGCATTCACCCGTGAATACGTCGTCCACGGTGACGGTGAATACGCCGACGAAGAGGTCCACGTCAATACCCGCGAGAGCCACGCGTCGCTGACGCGACGGTGGCTCTCGCCGCATCGAGGAATCTCGAAAGATAAGCTGACACAGTATCTCAGAGCGTTCCAACTTCGCCGAGAACTATATCGAAAACCGGGACGAGACGCACTCAAACACGCTATTCGAGCAACACTCTGAAATCAACAATGAACTACGCAAGAGCGCACGCAAAAAATCCGGATCAAAAAAGCCCCCGAGCGTCCGTTCGCTCGCGGTACGACTGCTTACCCTTCGAACTCTTCGATGAGTTCGGGGACGACGTCGAAGAGGTCGTCGACGATCGCGTAGTCGGCGATGTCCATGATCGGGGCGTTGGGGTCCGTGTTGATCGCCACGATCGTGTCGGAGCCTTTCATGCCGGCGACGTGCTGGACCGCACCGGAGATCCCGATGGCGATGTAGACGTCGGGAGTGACGACCTTCCCGGACTGGCCGACCTGACGGTTCTTGGGCAGCCAGCCGTTGTCGACGATCGGACGGGACGAGGACAGCGTCGCGTCGAGCGTGTCGGCCAGGTCCCGGATGAGGTCGAGGTTCTCCTCTTCCTCGATCCCGCGGCCGATCGAGACCAGCAGTTCGGCCTCGCTGATGTCGACGTCGCCGCCGCCGACTTCCTCGAAGCCGCTGACGGTCGACCCGACGGCGTCCTCGTCGATGTCGGCCTCGAAGGCCTCGATCGCGGCGTCGCCGGTGCCCTCGGCGGCGGGCCACTCGGCACCGCGGATCGTGACGATCGCATCGCCCTCGAGTTCGTTGGTCGTCTCGACCTTGCCGCCGTACATCTCGCGGGTCGCGATCAGGGTCTCGCCGTCGGTCTCTAAGTCGACCGTGTCGGTGACGATCGGCAGGTCGAGTTCGTTGGCGACGGCGGGGGCGTAGTCGAGCCCGTTGACGCTGTTGGGCGTCACGACGAACTGCGGTGCGAGGTCGTCGTAGAGCTGCGTGATCGCCTGCGAGTAGACGTCGTGGTTGAACTCCTCACCGTGGGAAACGGT containing:
- a CDS encoding IS1595 family transposase encodes the protein MIPLDVFGSESVEADLLQQVRWRDGVTCPRCRSDRTVRNGSYREFQRYLCKDCDRTFNDKTGTIFAHSKVALRRWLFSIYAFLRFNTSLRQLQCEIEVTHKTMHRRIERSGEALDAPSLDLVGPVEIDEVYVSAGKKGRERDQESRSRGLSTRGRGTYDGDKPPVFILADRGTGQRYVIPAKATDESTIRLLLADCQEESLTVYTDGFRAYEPLEADDAFTREYVVHGDGEYADEEVHVNTRESHASLTRRWLSPHRGISKDKLTQYLRAFQLRRELYRKPGRDALKHAIRATL
- a CDS encoding electron transfer flavoprotein subunit alpha/FixB family protein; protein product: MTDVLAVADHRRGELRDVSYEIITAGRQLADETGGDLHLAVISGTVDEFAEKLNREGVDAIHTVSHGEEFNHDVYSQAITQLYDDLAPQFVVTPNSVNGLDYAPAVANELDLPIVTDTVDLETDGETLIATREMYGGKVETTNELEGDAIVTIRGAEWPAAEGTGDAAIEAFEADIDEDAVGSTVSGFEEVGGGDVDISEAELLVSIGRGIEEEENLDLIRDLADTLDATLSSSRPIVDNGWLPKNRQVGQSGKVVTPDVYIAIGISGAVQHVAGMKGSDTIVAINTDPNAPIMDIADYAIVDDLFDVVPELIEEFEG